In Gossypium hirsutum isolate 1008001.06 chromosome A10, Gossypium_hirsutum_v2.1, whole genome shotgun sequence, the DNA window tttattctatgagaaactatactcaataagatttaattccatatttttttcatcttctaattcgatttctacaatttatggtgatttttcaaagttagtctactgctgctgtccaaactgtttttgtgcaagctattaattaccatgttataacacccttattttctttttctacaccatttctcatcactttctcttattttctcttcactaacatatcaaaaacataggaccttatgtaagaaaactctactataacattatttccatgctttgtcagtaataacaaacttaaaagcatattgaaatcttgatatacttaccttgttctattgatactaatttttaacttgattttctctctcttccagcttctatttcttgaatcaaacttgatattctaaccccccatgctctccttaacatttttgtctcttggtagctatggaaattcatttgatttttgggtgaaaatggtgaatttttggtaaaaggaccaaattgtaaagaaagaaaaattttctttcttcctctctttctctcacgttagtgcatgggaaaatatggatgagaatttctcatctttctttctttatatactaataaaataataataaaatatcttattaaagtattaataaaataatatttatctaattaaataattataaaatattaaaatatctctagcatcattattactttctagatttctctctcttccaattgaccattttgcccttcattatcttttaaaattccgtCCTTGAgtcattatttaatttggtaaaattgcaatttagtcccttatagttcttcatctattcaatttggtcctaattcatccattttccttagtttctagatcattccactcttaaattatttacactattggtccttcaaatttttcatatttacactttaacccctcaaattatgaatatttactcttgtgcaacaaaacttttctcacttttacaatttagtcccttcttgaattaatatatcataatatacttctcaatattgacataactcaaaatttccctttttgtcactttatttccttattttactatatcaagaataatatcttactgtaaaaattttcagggtattacaaatTCATAACCTAAGACATGGGTAAGTGATATCATCTCATTAGCagtacatgatagatgaaaattaAACGTGGTCATGGGTCGTTCGTCTTTGTggtgaatgacttaattactatttgatagtagttGACTTTTTATGaatgaagatgtaatggttaccatgagataaaataggattatattgggaGAGCGGATTTATCCCAAGGAGATTAACgatatcctatgaaggtaacatacttatgacaaggtcattggacaagcactgatcgagtagctttcgtaatggtatgtcattagagaaagcttagtcacgatactatagtagaaGGACtacatgactaaatgagtttataattaatatatgaaacgttggaacttaattataaatcatttgagtcctaatcacatatgtccaatcaatCCCTCTGTTAGCTCGttgaaattagaagtaaattgtatgttgaatcaaataaacaaaaatgaatagaaatgataaagttagagaaatgagaaacattcggaaatgaatgtgattttctaactaagtgtgaaaatgacctgaaaattaatttatagtttttttaattattaattaacaaattaattaattgaattataaagtgCTGATTAAAAGTCTAGGAAACACTTATAATTGGATCTGATACAGTAGATGTCCTAAAGCCTCTCATATTGAATATAAGGGACGATAAACTCTAGTATGTTAAACTAGAGTTGCCGCCCCTCTCTTTCCTAGTTCAACTAGGagattgtttttctattaaaaagaCATTAAATGTttctactaattcaactaaagTTTCACTTattctccttataaatagattaCACCGGTAgggataaaaacaaaataaattacacaactttgagatattgttattttgcccaaaaaaatgagaatttatttctaagtataaattttattttttggggaTAATAGTTCTACTAGCTTCCATTAGAGAGAGTTTCACTTTCTCACTGAAAGTAgagtaaataattttttgttttgtatttcattcaattttgtttgAACCCATACTTGAAGCAtttcgtggtatgagaatagtggagaaggtcgTTCTATTGAAAGCTGAGAATGATAAGGATCCATCTAGCCCAAAACACATGTGCGATTTCAAgaaaagtttattactataaatatcacatgtagacttgattttaaaaattttatttttccattatgtAAGAAAATCATTTTCGAACCGAATTTTTTCCAACATATTGGTAGTACTAAAAATAACCTCCATAGTAAGGATGATGATGATCATAAGCACCATATAGATCTTGAGAAAAACTTGGTTGAGGAGGCGGTTTGGTATGTTGTCATTTAGTATTAGTTTAGGGTTGGTTTTAGGTTGTTTGTAGTTGGGTTTGAGTTTGTTGTTGATCCTGGTCTTTTTCTTCTAGGTTTGTAGGAGCATCGGTGGTGGAATGAGTCATATTTGATTCGCACTCATAGCACCAATTATTAATACTAAGAGGTGGCGTGGAAGAGATCATGATGAAAGTTGAGGTCAATTCACCTTATAGGGGAAGAAAGTAGTACTTTTTTTGTAGTGGAGATGGTTGATATTTGGGAGAGGAGAGGAACAAGAGAGGAAATGAAGGAGAGAGATAAGAAAGCTAGGTGAGAGAATGAGTAAATGTATCCCTTCTCAAGGTGAGAGAGGGTTTATATGGGTTGGCCTCATGGGGCACGTGATAACCCCTAGTTGGCTAGTTGgcattttctaatatttttgttaGGTGGGAAATTTAACATCACCTAAGTTGTAGGGTATGTAGGTAACAAATGATGATTATATTGGACACCAAGTTGGAAGAGGGGGGAATCTACAATTGTGTTGTAACAAAGGTGCACCATTGGACAAAGGTGTTGGTGATGGGCAAAATGGTTGTGGTCGAGGCAGAGATTGAGCTTGAAGTTGAGGCAAAGGTAGAGATGTTCTTGTTGAAGATGTCCAAGCTATTGTACTAGCTAGTCCTAACGATAGACCCAACTTTGTAGATGTAAAGGTTAATCTTAGATTTCTCTAGATGATGGATGGAGATTCGATGTATCAAGTAGGCCAAGGATGATAATTTTTTGGTATCTTTTTTCTTGAGTATTAAATGTATATGCGACTTttgattaaacaaatttaaaaacttcCTAATgtttattttcattcatttcgtTTAGAGTTTAGTGCTTCAACCATTTATTTGACATGTATACTAGACATCAACTTGATGAAAATTTTTCCTAGGATAGTAAAATTTCACATCACCTAAACTCTAAATTGTTGTAATTacataatagtaatataattataaatttatggaaaaaaaatacataaatcgATCCTTAACTCTTGATTAATCTAAGCTTCTAATACAACAATTCACATATGGTAGATATATTGTTTATGCCACCATGATTAAAAAGGTTGCAGCATTGTGTATATAAACATTGTCTTTTTTTCTTAGTCTCCTAACATTTGACTATTTAATGGTAGTTGTCGACTACTTCAGCAGCCATATGAACCCATTAAATGCAAAATGTTTGATGTCATTTATTAGTGGCATTAACCATATATACCCACCAAATGCAATAACTTTACAACTTAATGGTGCCATTTGTTTATGGTAGCAACCATATAGTCCTACCAATACTAATGGCTTGTGGCTATTTGGCTAAGCTAATAGGAACCATATTTCTCAAAAGTGGGTGATCACTGTAAAAGTGCTCTCGTATTGAAACAAATTCACCAAAATGACTTTGTTCGATAAAAAAGACTTATCCATTTTTTCCTACAGCTTAGACAAAGTGAGTCGATGTTGTTAACACATTtctaaaaatgtaatttttctaaccTCTTTGCCATTTTAAAGCAGTGAAAATTGTTAGCAAACATACTAACCCATAAATCGTAACCCTACGAGAATGAGCCATGATAGGTATTTTTAGGGCCAAAATGTAAGAAGTCGCTAACCGTAGTCAGCGATCTCACAATACTAAACTTGACACCCAAGGGTGACGAAATTAGTGTAATCGTTTGTCTTCTCCAATAGTTAAGGAATCAACACTATTTACGAAAATAAAATATGACATTCAATAGTACTGAGCTCGACACCTATAAAGaccttttaaaatttgattttctttcaaatttgatGGAACATTTGgaaattaagaataaaatatagaataaaatttttcataattcataatttatagttatcaaacaatcaaattatatttCGTATATAgatatatcaaataaaatttataacttaaattcaatacttagtattttaattcttgttttttcaacacttaattttttattttatcaatcaACGTCTAAATTAAAAGTTTCGATaggtttaaaatttaagtaactTTTTACAACAATAAATTTAACATTCCATAATTAAGTGAAagcaattaaatatttttattcttctCTCAAACCTTGATTTTTTTaccaaaatgttataaaataattatttatttaaacaatataagtttagaattatttttcaaaatatgatgaaatgtataatattttagtaaattcaacATTAAATTGTCACCatttatgtggatttgaaaatcTGTAGATAATTTTTGGTCTTAAATAATCATCAATAGTAGTTATTTAGAATTCTGAAAGGACATGTTAGACAGAAGGATGACAAGATAGAGAATCACTTATGGGAATTggatatagaaaaaaatataaagatccAAATTACTCATTTAgaaccattttatttttataatattttagtaaaagaGCCTTCAAATCTTATACCCTTTTCTTTTGAACCTGATTGAATTAATTTTCACTATGAAATGaatcaattttatcattatattattaaaaaaaattaaataaaactaaagtgGAAAGTTAATATTCActgaataaaaaatatatcatttattattttacataatatttttaaaattttcatggttTATTTGGAATTGAaatgtaattgaaaaaaataaattttaagatattttttatatagtaaatgttaactctaCTACGATTTGGACTTATTTGAATCCTTTTAATTGTATATGGActatattgattcatttaataatagagggactaaattgatccgGCCATATAATACAGGGACGTCCCAAGTactttaacctttttattttcttttctctgtcCGTCCTTTTTCGCCCTTAGTTCTGTCcttcaaaaccctaaaccctcTTCATTTCTTTTCTCTACTCTTTCggttctttcttctttcttggttttttttttcatttttttaaacaatgtCTATTAACAACAGTAAAACAGAAGTAAAGAGGTTGTTTATAGGGGCTGGTTGCAACAGAATAGTGAACAACGTTTCATGGGGTGCTTCTGATTTGGTCTCCTTTGGTGCCCAAAACGCCGTTGTTATTTTCTGTCCCAAGGTTTCTCCTTTTACctctctctgtttcttttctttgtttattgatcgactcttccatttttcttttcttatttattGATCAACGCTTTAtctttgttttcttatttgtGATGTAGTCTGCTCAGATCTTGACTACACTTCCGGGTCATAAGGCAGTTGTTAATTGCACTCATTGGCTTCCAAGTAATAAGTTTGCATTCAAAGGTACAGTAAATGGTGCAAAGGTTTGATACTAAATTGTTCTTAAAAGGTTCAACCTTTTTGAGTGTTTTTAAGGTATTTGAACAATTCATTGGTGTGGTAGTGAATTTTTTCTTTCTGTTATTTGCAGCTAAACAATTAGAGCGGCATTATCTACTATCTGGAGATGCTGATGGTGTTATTATCCTATGGGAACTTTCTCTTGCTGACAATAAGGTATTCACTCTGCAATTCctctagtttttatttttattttcttagttagGAAGCAAAATATAGTGAGTTGGTGTTGTTTTCAgatttaagttttgtttttttgaaaGAGTTTGGCATGTTTAGTTTCCTTTGGATCTTTCTGTTACTATtgctttattttaattcttttctttttccccatTTTTACAGTGGAGGCATGTTTTACAATTGCCAAAATCACATAAGAAGGGCGTAACATGCATTACTGGATTTATGGTTTCTCAAACTGATGCAATATTTGCTACATCTTCTTCTGATGGCACCGTTTTCGTATGGGATGTTGTGTTTCCAACTTCTTCTGGCTGTGAGCTAATGTTTGATGCAACTTAATTTAACCCTTTTTTGCATTTGCTGTCATTGTTAATTCAAAATCTTTTGTTTTCACCTGTTCTGTAATTTGCCGCAATTATAAAAATAGCTACTGCAAATTCCCAATGCATACACCATATTGCATTCCAATTGCTTCAGAAATTAGTTGCTTTCTGTTTGTTTTCAAACTACTAAGAGTTTGATATTTGCGTCTATTGAGCTTTTAACTTGGCTAGCTAATAAAATCTACATACTATTTCTTGTGGATGTAAGTTTACTTTTTATTATTGAGTTTGGGTTTGTGCCAGGTAGGTCTTTATTTTTCAAGAGGTAACCCtttaaagggtttttttttttctggaaaagagaaaatattttgtcAGCTcctttatcttttaaaaaaatttcttatgtgAAGTGTTCTCACAATGCTGCATGGCGTGGCAAAAAAGTTTTAAGGATTGAAACACATTCTATGTCTAGACTGCTTGTGTCACTTGTAATCCTCTTTAGATATTGTTGTTTTAGACAGATTGTTAGCTAACTGTAAGTAATATGTTCTTCTTACACCATGGATGTGTCATTTTGATTTAATGTCCTTATACGACTTTGAGAGGAATTCGGCTATTCAGGTCCGGTTCATGTATCAATTAGATGAATTGGCTTCATAAAGCTCATTTCTTAAAAACTGGAATCAATTTGTTCACTTGGtcatttttaaattgattgagaTGAGAGGAATAGAGAATGGATTGTTTGAACTTTCCATTAGACTGTTTGATGTCTTGGTTCTGTTAAACAAGCATTAATTGGACAAAAGTGTTGATGTTTCAATGCAGGATGCAACAAAGCTAGAGGCAGTTTTTGTAGAACTCCttcaattttaatcttattttagCATGTTTTGATGACTATCTGTGTTTAATTTGTCATTTAGGTTTATAACTTTTTTGTTAATCAACCATTTGCTATCCTCTTCCAAGAATTATTATTGAACAATAGTTGATAACCACTGAAACCTTGATTGTTTTTTCTTTTAGGTGAATGTAAATTATCATGTCTGGAAACTCTAGTTGTTGGCTCAAGACCAATGGTAACACTTTCACTTGTGCAACTGCCTGGAAATACGGGGCTTATAGCCCTGGCAATGGGAGGATTGGATAACAAGATTTATCTTTATTGTGGGGAGAGGACCGGAAAGGTACCAACTTCTGCTATTGATTTTAACTCAAAATGTTTTTAATTCCAAGCTGGTAATCGTTCAACAGAAAAGCCCTTTTCCATTCTCCTTTATCTAAGGCCATTCATTCTGAAAGGTGTCAAAATACCCAATAGCACCCTTTATTTTTTAACCATGTCATTTTTGGCCCTCGAATATTTCTCTGTGGCCCATAagtaaattttcttttcacttttaaaTTTGCATGTCCAGTTCGTACGCGCATGTGAACTAAAAGGGCATACGGATTGGATCAGGAGTTTAGACTTCTCGTTACCTATATTCAGTGGTGAAGTCGATAGTGTTCTACTTGTAAGTTCATCTCAGGACAAAGGTATACGCATATGGAAGTTGACTCTCCGAGGTTCTCTAGCCAATATAGAGGGTACATATAAAAGAGGTGAAATAGGTCTGGCATCTTACATTGAAGGTCCTGTTTTTGTCGCTGGCTCATTCTCTTACCAAATATCTTTGGAATCTCTTCTGATTGGACATGAGGATTGGGTATATTCGGTACAGTGGCAACCACCTTCACTGGCAGCTGAGGAAGATATTGGCTTCTATCAACCCCAAAGCATTTTGTCTGCATCAATGGATAAGACTATGATGATCTGGCAACCTGAGAGGAAAACTGGTATTTGGATGAATGTGGTCACTGTTGGGGAATTAAGTCATTGTGCTTTAGGCTTTTATGGTGGTCATTGGAGCCCAGATGCACGTTCTATCTTGGCACACGGGTATGGTGGCTCATTCCATATGTGGAAAAATATTGGTGTTAGCTCAGATAATTGGCAACCACAGAAAGTACCTTCTGGGCATTTTGCAGCAGTGACAGATATTGCTTGGGCAAGGTGTGGTAACCTGCTGTCAGTAAGTCATGATCAGGTGAGATGTCACCCATTTTTAAGAAATAGTTTATGAactttttaatcatttaattttataaactttattgACAATTTATGGACATAAACAATCAATTGATATATTGGGTCccttttgtaattaatttattttaaagacgAGATGTTGATATCAATAGAATTAATTTACATTCctttgaatttttcatgaaattaaatGGCAGTATTGATGTTGTAATTTCTTGTTGCAGACAACTCGTATTTTTGCTTCATGGCACAATCGAGATCCTCAGAGTGATGGGGACTCCTGGAATGAAATTGCCCGACCTCAAGTACATGGGCATGATATTAATTGTGCAACTGTCATTCAAGGAAAAGGGAACCATCGATTTGTCAGTGGAGCAGAGGAGAAAGTTGCCAGAGTGTTTGAAGCCCCTTTATCCTTCTTAAAGACACTGCATTATGCTACTTCAGAACAGTCAAGTTTTCCTGAAGATGTCCAAGCAGATGTTCAGGTCTTGGGTGCCAATATGTCTGCTCTTGGTCTATCACAGAAACCTATATATGTAAATGGTTAGTCTCATAAATCATACGTGCATTCCAACAGAGATATCATGTACCCTTTTTGTCTGATTTAacataattttacttttttgataaataaatgaTTTAGATTTTATAGAGGTTtcttttataaagaaaaaaaccTTGCGAGTATACAGCTAGTTATCTAGTTTGGATATCCTATGTGCCATTTTAGATGCTTGTGCCTTGAGAAACTTGTAGATGCAGACTAACCTGTCCTTGCCAAGCTGTCTGTGGACAGAGCAGTTGAATCTGATTTTCACATTGAACAACTGCCTGTGAGCACAATTATTTTGCAACATTAATGCTCTTCTTATCACTCTTGTTGTGTTTCCTTTTGATGGTGAAATTTCTTGCTAATTGTAATGACCTAAGTTTATCTCCATTAGTTTATGTGCATGAACTTGTATAAGCAAATTATTTGACAGTAACGTTTTCCCTTTCAGCAACTCATGAGATCCAAGAGAATCTTGGAAATGATGGTCTTGACACTCTTGAATCTGTTCCTGATGCTGTTCCAGTCGCTTTAACTGAACCTCCTATTGAGGATCAACTTGCATGGCATACACTATGGCCAGAATCACACAAACTCTATGGACATGGAAATGAACTGTTTTCCTTATGCTGTGATCATGAGGGAAAGCTTGTTGCTTCATCATGTAAGGTACATGTCTTTCTTTCCGTTTGGGTCACTAGAAATTTAATTCTGATGAATTTGGTAGGGTGGATTGTGTTTTGATGTAATCTTGCTTCcatttatgttttgaattaaccTCTCTTTTCACGTTGATTGTTAAACCACAATGTGGGTGCTTTCTATCATGTCTTGTTTTGGGACATTGTTATGAAAATTTCACTTTGGGGAAAACTCTGAGAAGCTGGCAGTTATTTCTTGATGATAAGGTTGTATAGGGTGGATCTTGTTAGTCATTGGGGAAAGAAATTTTTGGAGGAATAATAAAATAGGGTGGtcttacaaaaataattagtaaTAGCCACCATGGAGAGAAATAGTTATTGATATGGATATGTCAATATGTAAAATTGGTAAAAAGAAAATAGTTTTTCTCCCCATATTTAGTCTAAAATATATGCATGTTTGTAGAAGTCCAAAGCCCCTAAGTTCATGGATAAATAGGATAAAGAGGAGagtaaaaaagtacaaaaaaatatCAACTACGTGTATCTGTAAAAAAATTCACTGATTTTGGACAAGGGACCATATAATGGAAAATACTGTGTGCAGTTCAAAATTGAGAAGATAAATTTTACTAATGTGCATCTAGTTTTTTAAGTTCATTCGATACATTTTTCGTATTGCTCTATTGATGTTTATTGTTATTAACCTTTAGTTTGAGTGCTCGAGTAATTTGGTTGAGGATTTAGAGTTCTTTTGCTTGAGTAAGTTGGTTGAGGCTTTAGGGTTCCTTCAAAATATACTGTCGTCTTTAGGATGAACTAAATACAATATTTTATACACAATTAACGTTGTTTCTTATGGTCACTGATGTATATATACTATAAAGTAATtgtgtatatttttatcattaaatttataCATAGTCTTGTTTGTACAAATAAAAATCGCATGTCATAGACTCATAGTTATCTTTTTCCCATTGAACATTGGGGTCATAAAAGTAATTGTTGCTTcctttttctattaaattatcTGTGGTTAATGGTACAAGTAATATATACCGGCCGCATCTTGCAAtttccccaattttttttttaatgagaAACTAATTGGAAACATCTTAGTAGTAAGTTCTGGAATCTCTAAAAACAACATGCATATTTGAAATTTAGGAGGTTAGTTTGGTATGTTGGAGGTGTAAATGTTCTTGAAACAAGAATGCTATATGACATTGCTTTAGCAGTGCTGAAGTGATAAACCGTTAAATTTAAGTCCTTTTTTCAATTGTTTCTTATACTACGCCTGCAGGCCCAATCAGCAACAGTAGCAGAAATATGGTTATGGCAAGTGGGTTCATGGAAAGCTGTTGGTCGCTTGCAGTCTCACAGCTTAACAGTCACGCAGATGGAGTTCTCTCATGATGACAACCTTCTTTTGGCAGTCTCAAGGGATCGCCAGTTCTCCACTTTCAAAATCAATAGAGCAGGTACTCAGGAATCTACTAATTGTGTTATAATACTGTTTCATTTAAGTACTTGATCTAGTTGGTCTAATTTCGAAAGAAGTCCATGTAAGTATATTTGTTGTCTTGTAAAAGGCAACTGTTGCTAAAGTTGTCCCAGAAATGACTTCTTTAGCTTGTTTACTTTTCGAGCAAACTAATCACTAAATGGGGAGGCAGGAGAAAACTGTTAACCTACATCTTTTTGCATACTTTCGGGGAATTAGAAATTTAAGGCAGAAGGTTTTTGCATTGATTGAATTCCTCGATCATGTTTATATCTGGTTAAATTTTCAGATTAAATCATCTCGTTTCTATCCGTAGGCAATGATGAAATTGATTACAAGCTTGTAGCTCGGCAGGAGGCTCATAAAAGAATAATATGGGCATGTTCGTGGAACCCTTTTGGTCATGAATTTGCGACAGGTTCTAGGGACAAGACAGTGAAGATCTGGGGTGTGGAGAAAACATCTTCGGTTAAGCCACTTTTAACTTTACCGCAGTTCGACAGTAGTGTCACTGCCCTGTCTTGGGTTGGTCTTGACCGACAAAGAAATGATGGGCTTCTTGCAGTGGGAATGGAGAGTGGACTCCTTCAAATTTGGAGCCTTCATGTTGAAAGAAGTGATGATAGCATTCCAACACCAGGTGTGGCCACTGCTCAGATCATACGGCTTGATCCTTTCATGTGTCATGTTTCTGCAGTTAACCGTTTGGCGTGGAAGAACCCTGAGAACAATGAAAATAGCGCAAACCTGCAGCTTGCTTCTTGCGGAGCTGATCATTGTGTGAGGTTGTATGAGGTAATCGTTCACTAATCTGATTAACTACGGTGTACCATAACCATTTTTTTCCCCTCAAATAAAATACAACTCGTTTTCCTTGGATTTCATTTACTATAATTCCATTCATAGTCACCCATTTGGGGAGACAACGCATTGTCTTTTGGGTGGAGTGAAATGTATACGCGGATTAACCTTTCAGAACGTGTAATTGTATGTAGTcttcgaaaaaaaaaaacaaaaaaacaaaataggaaGTCTAGTCTACGAAGCAAAAATAGGAACTTTCTTGCTAGACTTTCCCTTTTAAAGTACATGTAATCTTATGATAAAAACCAACAAATCTTCCACTACCGTTTTGAGTCTTGGATTTTCTTTTGGGTAGCTTTTACTTTATGGACCCAAAGGTTGGGATGAATACAAGTACACTCAAAGCTAGCTTTGGAACATGGCAGAAGGATTGACAACAATTTTACTAATTTTAGACTGGTTAAAACTGGGAACAGACGCATTCCATGATCATGACCTTGGCCCAGATAACATGGAAGGTAAAACTGTTGTAGCAAAACTCTCCCCAACTTCTGGTGTTAATTCATTTAGTAAATCTTCATCCATATCAATTACAACATCAACTGAACCCTCAAAAAGCTTCACAACCGCGGACATGGAAGGCCTCCTGGCAGAATCAGTTTGTAAGCACCACGCAGCAACCTTCATCATTTCTACGACTTCAACGCGTTTGACTGCATATCATTGCTGCACTTATCAACTAA includes these proteins:
- the LOC107896574 gene encoding elongator complex protein 2, which produces MSINNSKTEVKRLFIGAGCNRIVNNVSWGASDLVSFGAQNAVVIFCPKSAQILTTLPGHKAVVNCTHWLPSNKFAFKAKQLERHYLLSGDADGVIILWELSLADNKWRHVLQLPKSHKKGVTCITGFMVSQTDAIFATSSSDGTVFVWDVVFPTSSGCECKLSCLETLVVGSRPMVTLSLVQLPGNTGLIALAMGGLDNKIYLYCGERTGKFVRACELKGHTDWIRSLDFSLPIFSGEVDSVLLVSSSQDKGIRIWKLTLRGSLANIEGTYKRGEIGLASYIEGPVFVAGSFSYQISLESLLIGHEDWVYSVQWQPPSLAAEEDIGFYQPQSILSASMDKTMMIWQPERKTGIWMNVVTVGELSHCALGFYGGHWSPDARSILAHGYGGSFHMWKNIGVSSDNWQPQKVPSGHFAAVTDIAWARCGNLLSVSHDQTTRIFASWHNRDPQSDGDSWNEIARPQVHGHDINCATVIQGKGNHRFVSGAEEKVARVFEAPLSFLKTLHYATSEQSSFPEDVQADVQVLGANMSALGLSQKPIYVNATHEIQENLGNDGLDTLESVPDAVPVALTEPPIEDQLAWHTLWPESHKLYGHGNELFSLCCDHEGKLVASSCKAQSATVAEIWLWQVGSWKAVGRLQSHSLTVTQMEFSHDDNLLLAVSRDRQFSTFKINRAGNDEIDYKLVARQEAHKRIIWACSWNPFGHEFATGSRDKTVKIWGVEKTSSVKPLLTLPQFDSSVTALSWVGLDRQRNDGLLAVGMESGLLQIWSLHVERSDDSIPTPGVATAQIIRLDPFMCHVSAVNRLAWKNPENNENSANLQLASCGADHCVRLYEVIVH